The following are from one region of the Sphingomonas oryzagri genome:
- a CDS encoding thiolase family protein, with amino-acid sequence MSDVVIAGYARSPFTLANKGALARTRPDDLAAQTIRGLLERTKVDPAEIEDIVLGCAFPEGEQGLNVARLIGLLADLPLQVGGVTINRFCGSSMSAIHYAMGQIAIGAGEAFIAAGIESMSRIPMGGFNPMPSPELYAKRPGAYMGMGETAENVARDYQIPRAEQEALAVKSQQKAAAARSAGKLVDEIVPIKTKGGDVTEDGIIRADTTAEILAGLKPAFDKEGTVTAGTSSPLTDGASAVLVTSAEFAAKHGLKVLAKIKAVGIMGCAPETMGLGPIGASKKALERAGITADQLDVVEINEAFASQAIACIRDLGLKEETINIDGGAIAIGHPLGATGARIVGKAAALLEREGGKYALATQCIGGGQGIATVLERA; translated from the coding sequence ATGTCCGACGTCGTGATCGCGGGTTACGCCCGCTCGCCCTTCACTCTGGCGAACAAGGGCGCGCTGGCCCGCACCCGCCCCGACGATCTGGCCGCCCAGACGATTCGCGGGCTGCTGGAGCGTACCAAGGTCGACCCGGCCGAGATCGAGGACATCGTGCTCGGCTGCGCCTTCCCGGAAGGGGAGCAGGGCCTGAACGTCGCACGGCTCATCGGGTTGCTTGCCGATCTGCCGCTGCAGGTCGGCGGCGTCACGATCAACCGCTTCTGCGGTTCGTCGATGAGCGCGATCCACTATGCGATGGGCCAGATCGCGATCGGCGCGGGCGAGGCGTTCATCGCAGCCGGCATCGAATCGATGAGCCGCATCCCGATGGGTGGCTTCAACCCGATGCCCAGCCCCGAGCTCTACGCCAAGCGCCCCGGCGCCTATATGGGCATGGGCGAGACGGCCGAGAACGTCGCCCGCGACTATCAGATCCCGCGCGCCGAGCAGGAAGCGCTCGCCGTGAAGAGCCAGCAGAAGGCCGCCGCCGCGCGCTCGGCCGGCAAGCTCGTCGACGAGATCGTGCCGATCAAGACCAAGGGTGGCGATGTCACCGAGGACGGCATCATCCGCGCCGATACCACGGCTGAAATCCTCGCCGGCCTCAAGCCCGCCTTCGACAAGGAGGGCACCGTCACCGCCGGCACCTCCTCGCCGCTGACCGACGGTGCGTCCGCCGTGCTGGTCACCTCGGCCGAGTTCGCCGCCAAGCACGGCCTCAAGGTGCTCGCCAAGATCAAGGCGGTCGGCATCATGGGCTGCGCGCCAGAGACGATGGGCCTTGGCCCGATCGGCGCCTCAAAGAAGGCGCTGGAGCGCGCCGGCATCACCGCCGATCAGCTCGACGTGGTGGAGATCAACGAGGCTTTCGCCAGCCAGGCGATTGCCTGCATCCGCGATCTCGGCCTGAAGGAAGAGACGATCAACATCGACGGCGGCGCGATCGCCATCGGCCACCCGCTCGGCGCCACCGGCGCGCGCATCGTCGGCAAGGCGGCGGCGCTGCTGGAGCGTGAGGGCGGCAAGTACGCGCTCGCCACCCAGTGCATCGGCGGCGGGCAGGGCATCGCCACGGTGTTGGAGCGCGCATAA
- a CDS encoding DUF2147 domain-containing protein: protein MLPMLFAAFLAAPSADSVIGTWHSPTKNGIISIQKCGSSICGTLESGDDIKANPAAKDVNNKDASLRGRQLKGIQMLSGFSWDDGAWTGGKVYNPNDGGTYSGKITPVDANSLKLRGCIIWPACKTDTWTRVK, encoded by the coding sequence ATGTTGCCCATGCTTTTCGCGGCGTTCCTTGCCGCCCCGTCGGCCGATTCGGTGATCGGCACCTGGCATTCGCCGACCAAGAACGGCATCATCAGCATCCAGAAATGCGGCAGCTCGATCTGCGGCACGCTGGAAAGCGGCGACGACATCAAGGCCAACCCGGCCGCCAAGGACGTCAACAACAAGGACGCCAGCCTGCGCGGCCGCCAGCTCAAGGGCATCCAGATGCTCAGCGGCTTCAGCTGGGACGACGGCGCCTGGACCGGCGGCAAGGTCTACAATCCCAATGACGGCGGCACCTACAGCGGCAAGATCACGCCGGTGGACGCCAATTCGCTCAAGCTGCGCGGCTGCATCATCTGGCCCGCCTGCAAGACCGATACGTGGACCCGCGTGAAGTAA